The genome window ATAAGGACGCTCCGGCCTTGGACCAACGAGGCTCATCTCTCCCTTCAGCACATTGAACAGCTGGGGAATTTCATCCAGACGCGTCGAACGCATGAAGGCGCCGACTCTTGTAATCCGTGGATCTTTTGCTGTAGCCAGTACGGGTCCCGTCGTATTTTCCGCATCCACCACCATGCTGCGGAATTTGTAAATCAAGTAGGATCTCCCCGCCTCTCCCAATCGTTCCTGCTTGAAAATAGCAGGCCCAGGGGAAGTAAGCTTGATGAGCACGCAGAGCACCAGCATGACCGGTGATAGACAGAGAATCATGAGTCCAGACACTGCAATATCAAAGCTGCGTTTCACCAGCAGTTTTTTCGGGGCAAATTTCGGCGGTTGAATCGACATCACCAGTAGATCATCAATTTGCTGCAGCTCCGACTCCATGGCGAGAAGCTCGACCATTTCCGGAACCACCATCACTTCTTTTTGGTGCTTGATACACAAGCTGATGATGTCTGCCTTGTCTTCCCGATTTAGACTGCCTCCCAGCAGCACAATATCCACGTCCGACATGCTTTTATGCAAGAACCTTTTGCTGTGGGCAGGCAGGAAGCCGTGGATAATAAACCATCCCTTGCAATGATTCATGCACTTTTCTGCAAGCAGCACCCCATTTTCGATCGTGTCTCCAATGATCAGCACCTTCTTGCTGCCATGCTTTTTTCTCTCCATATGCCACAGGAGGGAACGGCTGACCCCCAGAACGATAATCTGCAAGAAGGTCGCGAAGAGGATCACGCTTCTCGGGAACGAAAAGCCTTTGCCCAAATACGTCAGTGACATGGTCATAATCATCACCAGCAAAAGTGACAGCGTGATCGTATAAACCAGATGATGCAGGCTTTTTCGCTTCCAGTCGGAGTACAGGTCAAACATGTAAAAGGCGATCAGACACAGAATCGATATCCAGGGAAACAAGGTCAGATACGGTTTGACGTTTCGCAGCGGAACATCAAACGAAAATCGAGACAGAAAGGAAATCGCATAGCACGCATTCAGTAAACCAACGTCGAGTAAAGCCAGCAGTAAAAGACGAAGCTTCAGCCTGTTGCCACTCATAGGTTCCTCCTGCTTATTTCGATGGAATCGTCAGCTGCTGACAATGGACATTTTGTTCCGAACATAATGAATGGTCTGGAGCAAGCCTCTATGCAAGGAGACTTGAGGTTCCCATTGCAGCACCTCTCTGGTCCTTTCATTGTTCAAGCAGCTGTCTCGAATATCGCCTTCTCGGGCAGGCATGTAGACCGGCGCGATCCGGATGGACATCATCTCGTTCAACAGCTCGACCAGATCATTGATGCTCAATGCCTGGCTAGTCGCTACGTTCAACACCTCTCTGTCACCAGCTGACAAGGCTGCTACGTTTGCAGCCGCTACATCTTCCACGTGGATAAAATCTCTCGTTTGCAATCCGTCGCCGTAGATTTGAGGAGGTGTGTTTTGCAGCATTTTCAGAACGAAGTTGGGAATGACCCCCCCTTCTCCCGCAAGCTCCTGTCTCTCACCGTACACGTTGGCATAGCGCAAAATCGTGTAGTTCAGACCGTACTGTTCGGAGAAAACGCCAATGTACTGTTCAGGTGTGTATTTGGATATTCCGTAGCAGGACAAGGGCTGAATAGGATGTGTCTCGTTGATGGAAGTGGTGTGAGGCTTTCCGTAAACAGCTGCTGAGGATGCGTAAATAAACTTTTGTATGCTGTGCAAAACGGAGCATTCTAACAGCCGGAGCGTCCCGATGATATTGACGATCGCATCATGAAGGGGGGCATGCATCGACTGGCGCACATCGACTTGGGCCGCTTGGTGGATCACGGCATCCGGCTTTTCTTGTTCGAAAATCTGTTCCAGTGCATGACTCGTAATATCGCACGGATAGAACGTGGCTGACGGATGAACCTGATGTCTTCTACCAGTCGAAAGATTGTCTACCACGATAACCTGCAGATTATCTGCGATGAGTCGATCCACAATATGTGAACCGATAAAGCCAGCTCCACCCGTCACAAGTACTTTCATGGCTC of Brevibacillus choshinensis contains these proteins:
- a CDS encoding sugar transferase produces the protein MSGNRLKLRLLLLALLDVGLLNACYAISFLSRFSFDVPLRNVKPYLTLFPWISILCLIAFYMFDLYSDWKRKSLHHLVYTITLSLLLVMIMTMSLTYLGKGFSFPRSVILFATFLQIIVLGVSRSLLWHMERKKHGSKKVLIIGDTIENGVLLAEKCMNHCKGWFIIHGFLPAHSKRFLHKSMSDVDIVLLGGSLNREDKADIISLCIKHQKEVMVVPEMVELLAMESELQQIDDLLVMSIQPPKFAPKKLLVKRSFDIAVSGLMILCLSPVMLVLCVLIKLTSPGPAIFKQERLGEAGRSYLIYKFRSMVVDAENTTGPVLATAKDPRITRVGAFMRSTRLDEIPQLFNVLKGEMSLVGPRPERPYFIRQFQEILPDYSYRLSVKPGITGLAQILANYSTKVEDKLRFDILYVKTYSFVLDIKILLQTIRVVLQREQAAGVSFDNDENKKKLLRLFGYYDTANTANHE
- a CDS encoding NAD-dependent epimerase/dehydratase family protein is translated as MKVLVTGGAGFIGSHIVDRLIADNLQVIVVDNLSTGRRHQVHPSATFYPCDITSHALEQIFEQEKPDAVIHQAAQVDVRQSMHAPLHDAIVNIIGTLRLLECSVLHSIQKFIYASSAAVYGKPHTTSINETHPIQPLSCYGISKYTPEQYIGVFSEQYGLNYTILRYANVYGERQELAGEGGVIPNFVLKMLQNTPPQIYGDGLQTRDFIHVEDVAAANVAALSAGDREVLNVATSQALSINDLVELLNEMMSIRIAPVYMPAREGDIRDSCLNNERTREVLQWEPQVSLHRGLLQTIHYVRNKMSIVSS